The following coding sequences are from one Salvia hispanica cultivar TCC Black 2014 chromosome 3, UniMelb_Shisp_WGS_1.0, whole genome shotgun sequence window:
- the LOC125212838 gene encoding probable calcium-binding protein CML46, translating into MSSISLIIASLKNMITIISLILCHLFHPPRPDFCHQKSGRGPTKSVATRITGSEVGVVMRRLRLPHHEPFSQDSVENIEGIFEGTEPGLEEVREAFRMFDENDDGFVDAEELEKVMSSLGLVGLSQQECERMIMVFDDDGDGRISFGEFVKLIEESFCC; encoded by the coding sequence ATGTCGTCAATTTCACTTATCATCGcctctttaaaaaatatgatcacAATCATATCTCTCATCTTATGCCATTTGTTTCATCCTCCACGGCCCGACTTCTGCCACCAGAAGTCGGGCCGTGGGCCCACCAAGAGCGTCGCTACCAGAATCACTGGCAGCGAGGTTGGGGTCGTGATGAGGCGGCTACGTCTACCTCATCACGAGCCGTTCTCGCAGGACTCTGTCGAGAACATCGAAGGCATCTTCGAGGGGACGGAGCCGGGGCTAGAGGAGGTGAGGGAGGCGTTCCGGATGTTCGACGAGAACGATGACGGGTTCGTGGATGCggaggagttggagaaggtgATGAGCTCACTAGGGCTGGTGGGGTTGTCTCAACAAGAGTGTGAGAGGATGATAATGGTgtttgatgatgatggtgatggGAGGATTAGTTTTGGGGAGTTTGTGAAGCTCATTGAAGAAAGTTTTTGTtgctag